In the genome of Pieris rapae chromosome 6, ilPieRapa1.1, whole genome shotgun sequence, one region contains:
- the LOC110999846 gene encoding E3 ubiquitin-protein ligase SH3RF3 isoform X2, with amino-acid sequence MDEGLLNDLLECSVCLERLDTSSRVLPCQHTFCLKCLKVIVESHKELRCPECRVLVETKVEELPPNVLLMRILEGMKNSAPRKVSAQRVRTAHTQGQVQTQPSSRSDKQVPPHGRAIYDYISKEPGDLSFKKGETILLQKKLDPFWYHGECSGRSGMFPITYLQVIVPLAAAPALCKALYDFRMSAPDEEGCLAFDKGAIITVHRRVDENWAEGRLEQRVGIFPIAFVELNQAASHLMNSPINRPVPPAPEHVRAGHSEHRHQAQHPHRYRQMSASTPASAPSNYQNVGDASQANSQTAARPAQTSARRAASPRITEPTRAKYLLDIVHFTSAHKALGVQSASRVDDGYDRFGAKFDTHPNGADVAYQNVRTERFPVAGFDSNLSSDSSSSANTPSSTTTPNTSSDTSTCESAEPSLPGSPDVDAERNATVAAPEDARERTRETSRDPNAAAAPNTSECSTATNTSLNVSLPIESSRVETREAEPTSLPCSSRITRSAGPEARSSGPDSLLDFGLGLQAALSPSRGRDDYAASRAPRDHHHREKRHSLTPTTHLQGGLNQNRHSAEILATSLLDHTPERDVRGERERERERRRRRSRSDERPLPAAYVALYPYRPQKPDEIELKKGDPFSAGVYTVRERCRDGWYKGWCERLQRAGVFPGNYVAPLTPVANRIKHEKSASMSSGKAAPPASDGGNSSAPSAALAAPAPPDAPPRADSPPAAAPQPSTYPWSAPAQPQQGAPRADKAKDKAKSEKSSISSGVSLMKRLAAMKKCKSPPPVGYSMDNPVFDDSPNASLVFAAQHPVHVRSGSCPSQLLRALPTSAGQIAAPAGLAVARHKDRLHDHRMLSRGSTEGLRQNQHRKSQSLDVTAARRDRHHSQPVRERFRCVVPYPPNSEYELELKVDDIVTVCKKRGDGWYKGTLQRTGRTGLFPASFVQSCPPE; translated from the exons ATGGATGAGGGTCTACTCAATGACCTGTTAGAGTGTTCAGTCTGTTTGGAGCGTCTGGACACATCATCACGAGTCTTGCCATGCCAACACACATTCTGTCTCAAATGTCTCAAG GTAATAGTCGAATCTCACAAAGAGCTACGATGTCCCGAGTGTCGGGTACTGGTAGAGACAAAGGTGGAGGAACTGCCTCCCAACGTCCTCCTCATGAGGATCTTGGAGGGAATGAAGAACTCCGCGCCCAGGAAAGTCTCTGCGCAGAGAGTTAGGACTGCGCACACGCAG GGCCAGGTACAAACGCAGCCATCGTCTCGATCAGACAAGCAGGTGCCACCGCACGGGAGAGCCATCTACGATTATATCTCAAAGGAACCTGG TGACCTTTCGTTCAAGAAGGGAGAGACGATTTTGCTGCAAAAGAAGTTGGACCCTTTCTGGTATCACGGAGAGTGTTCCGGTCGCAGCGGAATGTTCCCTATCACCTATTTGCAG GTGATAGTGCCTTTGGCCGCGGCCCCCGCCTTGTGCAAAGCGCTGTACGACTTCCGGATGTCCGCCCCGGACGAGGAGGGCTGTCTCGCTTTCGACAAGG GGGCCATCATCACGGTCCACCGGCGAGTGGACGAGAACTGGGCCGAGGGTCGCCTCGAACAGCGGGTGGGCATCTTCCCCATCGCATTCGTCGAACTCAACCAGGCCGCTTCGCACCTCATGAACAG TCCGATAAATCGCCCCGTCCCACCTGCGCCGGAACACGTCAGAGCGGGGCACTCGGAGCACAGGCATCAGGCCCAG CACCCTCATCGATATCGACAGATGTCCGCGTCGACCCCCGCCTCGGCGCCGAGCAACTACCAGAACGTGGGCGACGCGAGCCAGGCCAACTCCCAGACGGCCGCCCGGCCGGCCCAGACGTCGGCCCGCCGCGCCGCGAGCCCGAGGATCACGGAGCCCACTCGGGCCAAGTACCTCCTCGACATCGTCCACTTCACGAGCGCGCACAAGGCTCTCGGGGTGCAGAGCGCGTCGCGCGTCGACGACGGCTACGACAGGTTCGGGGCCAAGTTCGACACTCACCCGAACGGGGCCGACGTCGCCTATCAGAACGTCCGCACCGAGCGCTTTCCGGTCGCGGGCTTCGATTCCAACTTGAGCTCTGACTCGAGCTCCAGCGCGAACACGCCGTCCTCGACCACCACGCCCAACACCAGCTCCGACACCAGCACCTGCGAGAGCGCCGAGCCCAGTCTGCCCGGCTCGCCCGACGTCGACGCGGAGAGGAACGCGACGGTCGCGGCGCCGGAGGACGCCCGCGAGCGGACCCGAGAGACCTCTCGGGACCCGAACGCCGCCGCGGCTCCGAACACGAGCGAGTGCTCGACGGCCACGAACACCTCGCTGAACGTAAGTCTCCCGATCGAGTCCTCCCGCGTCGAGACTCGCGAGGCCGAGCCGACGAGCCTGCCCTGTTCGTCGAGGATCACTCGCTCCGCCGGACCGGAGGCGAGGTCCAGCGGACCGGACTCGCTTCTCGACTTCGGCCTGGGGCTGCAGGCGGCCCTGTCGCCCTCTCGCGGCAGAGACGACTACGCGGCGTCGAGAGCCCCGAGGGACCATCATCACAGAGAGAAACGGCACAGCTTGACGCCGACCACGCATTTGCAAGGAGGCCTCAACCAGAACAG GCATTCGGCCGAAATCCTAGCGACGTCCCTGCTCGATCACACGCCCGAGCGAGACGTCCGGGGCGAGAGGGAGCGAGAGAGAGAGAGGAGACGACGGCGGTCTCGAAGCGACGAGCGCCCTCTTCCGGCCGCGTACGTCGCTCTGTATCCGTACAGGCCGCAGAAACCCGACGAGATCGAGTTGAAGAAGGGAG ACCCGTTCTCCGCAGGCGTGTACACGGTCCGCGAGCGCTGTCGCGACGGCTGGTACAAGGGCTGGTGCGAGCGGCTCCAGCGCGCGGGGGTCTTTCCCGGGAACTACGTGGCGCCCCTCACGCCGGTGGCCAACCGGATCAAGCACGAGAAG TCGGCGTCCATGTCGAGCGGCAAGGCGGCGCCCCCGGCGAGCGACGGCGGCAACTCGAGCGCTCCGTCCGCCGCCCTCGCCGCTCCGGCTCCGCCCGACGCCCCGCCCAGGGCCGACAGTCCGCCGGCCGCCGCTC CTCAGCCGTCGACGTATCCCTGGAGTGCGCCGGCGCAGCCGCAGCAGGGCGCTCCCCGAGCCGATAAA GCGAAGGATAAAGCGAAGTCCGAGAAGTCGTCGATCTCCAGCGGCGTGAGCCTGATGAAGCGATTGGCGGCCATGAAGAAGTGCAAGTCTCCGCCGCCCGTGGGCTACAGCATGGACAACCCGGTGTTCGACGACTCGCCCAACGCGTCTCTCGTGTTCGCCGCGCAACACCCCGTGCACGTGCG GTCGGGCTCGTGCCCCTCGCAGTTGCTGCGCGCGTTGCCGACCTCGGCGGGGCAGATCGCGGCCCCCGCGGGTCTGGCCGTGGCCAGGCACAAGGACCGACTGCACGATCACCGCATGCTCAG CCGCGGCAGCACCGAGGGCCTTCGGCAGAACCAGCATCGCAAGTCGCAAAGCCTGGACGTGACGGCCGCCCGAAGGGACCGACACCACTCGCAGCCGGTCAGAGAGAG ATTTCGCTGCGTGGTCCCGTACCCCCCGAACTCCGAATACGAGCTGGAGTTGAAAGTGGACGACATAGTGACGGTCTGCAAGAAGAGAGGCGACGGCTGGTACAAGGGCACGCTGCAGAGGACCGGCAGGACCGGGCTCTTCCCGGCCTCTTTCGTTCAGAGCTGCCCGCCCGAGTGA
- the LOC110999846 gene encoding E3 ubiquitin-protein ligase SH3RF1 isoform X1 → MDEGLLNDLLECSVCLERLDTSSRVLPCQHTFCLKCLKVIVESHKELRCPECRVLVETKVEELPPNVLLMRILEGMKNSAPRKVSAQRVRTAHTQGQVQTQPSSRSDKQVPPHGRAIYDYISKEPGDLSFKKGETILLQKKLDPFWYHGECSGRSGMFPITYLQVIVPLAAAPALCKALYDFRMSAPDEEGCLAFDKGAIITVHRRVDENWAEGRLEQRVGIFPIAFVELNQAASHLMNSSPINRPVPPAPEHVRAGHSEHRHQAQHPHRYRQMSASTPASAPSNYQNVGDASQANSQTAARPAQTSARRAASPRITEPTRAKYLLDIVHFTSAHKALGVQSASRVDDGYDRFGAKFDTHPNGADVAYQNVRTERFPVAGFDSNLSSDSSSSANTPSSTTTPNTSSDTSTCESAEPSLPGSPDVDAERNATVAAPEDARERTRETSRDPNAAAAPNTSECSTATNTSLNVSLPIESSRVETREAEPTSLPCSSRITRSAGPEARSSGPDSLLDFGLGLQAALSPSRGRDDYAASRAPRDHHHREKRHSLTPTTHLQGGLNQNRHSAEILATSLLDHTPERDVRGERERERERRRRRSRSDERPLPAAYVALYPYRPQKPDEIELKKGDPFSAGVYTVRERCRDGWYKGWCERLQRAGVFPGNYVAPLTPVANRIKHEKSASMSSGKAAPPASDGGNSSAPSAALAAPAPPDAPPRADSPPAAAPQPSTYPWSAPAQPQQGAPRADKAKDKAKSEKSSISSGVSLMKRLAAMKKCKSPPPVGYSMDNPVFDDSPNASLVFAAQHPVHVRSGSCPSQLLRALPTSAGQIAAPAGLAVARHKDRLHDHRMLSRGSTEGLRQNQHRKSQSLDVTAARRDRHHSQPVRERFRCVVPYPPNSEYELELKVDDIVTVCKKRGDGWYKGTLQRTGRTGLFPASFVQSCPPE, encoded by the exons ATGGATGAGGGTCTACTCAATGACCTGTTAGAGTGTTCAGTCTGTTTGGAGCGTCTGGACACATCATCACGAGTCTTGCCATGCCAACACACATTCTGTCTCAAATGTCTCAAG GTAATAGTCGAATCTCACAAAGAGCTACGATGTCCCGAGTGTCGGGTACTGGTAGAGACAAAGGTGGAGGAACTGCCTCCCAACGTCCTCCTCATGAGGATCTTGGAGGGAATGAAGAACTCCGCGCCCAGGAAAGTCTCTGCGCAGAGAGTTAGGACTGCGCACACGCAG GGCCAGGTACAAACGCAGCCATCGTCTCGATCAGACAAGCAGGTGCCACCGCACGGGAGAGCCATCTACGATTATATCTCAAAGGAACCTGG TGACCTTTCGTTCAAGAAGGGAGAGACGATTTTGCTGCAAAAGAAGTTGGACCCTTTCTGGTATCACGGAGAGTGTTCCGGTCGCAGCGGAATGTTCCCTATCACCTATTTGCAG GTGATAGTGCCTTTGGCCGCGGCCCCCGCCTTGTGCAAAGCGCTGTACGACTTCCGGATGTCCGCCCCGGACGAGGAGGGCTGTCTCGCTTTCGACAAGG GGGCCATCATCACGGTCCACCGGCGAGTGGACGAGAACTGGGCCGAGGGTCGCCTCGAACAGCGGGTGGGCATCTTCCCCATCGCATTCGTCGAACTCAACCAGGCCGCTTCGCACCTCATGAACAG CAGTCCGATAAATCGCCCCGTCCCACCTGCGCCGGAACACGTCAGAGCGGGGCACTCGGAGCACAGGCATCAGGCCCAG CACCCTCATCGATATCGACAGATGTCCGCGTCGACCCCCGCCTCGGCGCCGAGCAACTACCAGAACGTGGGCGACGCGAGCCAGGCCAACTCCCAGACGGCCGCCCGGCCGGCCCAGACGTCGGCCCGCCGCGCCGCGAGCCCGAGGATCACGGAGCCCACTCGGGCCAAGTACCTCCTCGACATCGTCCACTTCACGAGCGCGCACAAGGCTCTCGGGGTGCAGAGCGCGTCGCGCGTCGACGACGGCTACGACAGGTTCGGGGCCAAGTTCGACACTCACCCGAACGGGGCCGACGTCGCCTATCAGAACGTCCGCACCGAGCGCTTTCCGGTCGCGGGCTTCGATTCCAACTTGAGCTCTGACTCGAGCTCCAGCGCGAACACGCCGTCCTCGACCACCACGCCCAACACCAGCTCCGACACCAGCACCTGCGAGAGCGCCGAGCCCAGTCTGCCCGGCTCGCCCGACGTCGACGCGGAGAGGAACGCGACGGTCGCGGCGCCGGAGGACGCCCGCGAGCGGACCCGAGAGACCTCTCGGGACCCGAACGCCGCCGCGGCTCCGAACACGAGCGAGTGCTCGACGGCCACGAACACCTCGCTGAACGTAAGTCTCCCGATCGAGTCCTCCCGCGTCGAGACTCGCGAGGCCGAGCCGACGAGCCTGCCCTGTTCGTCGAGGATCACTCGCTCCGCCGGACCGGAGGCGAGGTCCAGCGGACCGGACTCGCTTCTCGACTTCGGCCTGGGGCTGCAGGCGGCCCTGTCGCCCTCTCGCGGCAGAGACGACTACGCGGCGTCGAGAGCCCCGAGGGACCATCATCACAGAGAGAAACGGCACAGCTTGACGCCGACCACGCATTTGCAAGGAGGCCTCAACCAGAACAG GCATTCGGCCGAAATCCTAGCGACGTCCCTGCTCGATCACACGCCCGAGCGAGACGTCCGGGGCGAGAGGGAGCGAGAGAGAGAGAGGAGACGACGGCGGTCTCGAAGCGACGAGCGCCCTCTTCCGGCCGCGTACGTCGCTCTGTATCCGTACAGGCCGCAGAAACCCGACGAGATCGAGTTGAAGAAGGGAG ACCCGTTCTCCGCAGGCGTGTACACGGTCCGCGAGCGCTGTCGCGACGGCTGGTACAAGGGCTGGTGCGAGCGGCTCCAGCGCGCGGGGGTCTTTCCCGGGAACTACGTGGCGCCCCTCACGCCGGTGGCCAACCGGATCAAGCACGAGAAG TCGGCGTCCATGTCGAGCGGCAAGGCGGCGCCCCCGGCGAGCGACGGCGGCAACTCGAGCGCTCCGTCCGCCGCCCTCGCCGCTCCGGCTCCGCCCGACGCCCCGCCCAGGGCCGACAGTCCGCCGGCCGCCGCTC CTCAGCCGTCGACGTATCCCTGGAGTGCGCCGGCGCAGCCGCAGCAGGGCGCTCCCCGAGCCGATAAA GCGAAGGATAAAGCGAAGTCCGAGAAGTCGTCGATCTCCAGCGGCGTGAGCCTGATGAAGCGATTGGCGGCCATGAAGAAGTGCAAGTCTCCGCCGCCCGTGGGCTACAGCATGGACAACCCGGTGTTCGACGACTCGCCCAACGCGTCTCTCGTGTTCGCCGCGCAACACCCCGTGCACGTGCG GTCGGGCTCGTGCCCCTCGCAGTTGCTGCGCGCGTTGCCGACCTCGGCGGGGCAGATCGCGGCCCCCGCGGGTCTGGCCGTGGCCAGGCACAAGGACCGACTGCACGATCACCGCATGCTCAG CCGCGGCAGCACCGAGGGCCTTCGGCAGAACCAGCATCGCAAGTCGCAAAGCCTGGACGTGACGGCCGCCCGAAGGGACCGACACCACTCGCAGCCGGTCAGAGAGAG ATTTCGCTGCGTGGTCCCGTACCCCCCGAACTCCGAATACGAGCTGGAGTTGAAAGTGGACGACATAGTGACGGTCTGCAAGAAGAGAGGCGACGGCTGGTACAAGGGCACGCTGCAGAGGACCGGCAGGACCGGGCTCTTCCCGGCCTCTTTCGTTCAGAGCTGCCCGCCCGAGTGA
- the LOC110999846 gene encoding E3 ubiquitin-protein ligase SH3RF1 isoform X4 gives MDEGLLNDLLECSVCLERLDTSSRVLPCQHTFCLKCLKVIVESHKELRCPECRVLVETKVEELPPNVLLMRILEGMKNSAPRKVSAQRVRTAHTQGQVQTQPSSRSDKQVPPHGRAIYDYISKEPGDLSFKKGETILLQKKLDPFWYHGECSGRSGMFPITYLQVIVPLAAAPALCKALYDFRMSAPDEEGCLAFDKGAIITVHRRVDENWAEGRLEQRVGIFPIAFVELNQAASHLMNSSPINRPVPPAPEHVRAGHSEHRHQAQHPHRYRQMSASTPASAPSNYQNVGDASQANSQTAARPAQTSARRAASPRITEPTRAKYLLDIVHFTSAHKALGVQSASRVDDGYDRFGAKFDTHPNGADVAYQNVRTERFPVAGFDSNLSSDSSSSANTPSSTTTPNTSSDTSTCESAEPSLPGSPDVDAERNATVAAPEDARERTRETSRDPNAAAAPNTSECSTATNTSLNVSLPIESSRVETREAEPTSLPCSSRITRSAGPEARSSGPDSLLDFGLGLQAALSPSRGRDDYAASRAPRDHHHREKRHSLTPTTHLQGGLNQNRHSAEILATSLLDHTPERDVRGERERERERRRRRSRSDERPLPAAYVALYPYRPQKPDEIELKKGDPFSAGVYTVRERCRDGWYKGWCERLQRAGVFPGNYVAPLTPVANRIKHEKSASMSSGKAAPPASDGGNSSAPSAALAAPAPPDAPPRADSPPAAAPQPSTYPWSAPAQPQQGAPRADKAKDKAKSEKSSISSGVSLMKRLAAMKKCKSPPPVGYSMDNPVFDDSPNASLVFAAQHPVHVRRGSTEGLRQNQHRKSQSLDVTAARRDRHHSQPVRERFRCVVPYPPNSEYELELKVDDIVTVCKKRGDGWYKGTLQRTGRTGLFPASFVQSCPPE, from the exons ATGGATGAGGGTCTACTCAATGACCTGTTAGAGTGTTCAGTCTGTTTGGAGCGTCTGGACACATCATCACGAGTCTTGCCATGCCAACACACATTCTGTCTCAAATGTCTCAAG GTAATAGTCGAATCTCACAAAGAGCTACGATGTCCCGAGTGTCGGGTACTGGTAGAGACAAAGGTGGAGGAACTGCCTCCCAACGTCCTCCTCATGAGGATCTTGGAGGGAATGAAGAACTCCGCGCCCAGGAAAGTCTCTGCGCAGAGAGTTAGGACTGCGCACACGCAG GGCCAGGTACAAACGCAGCCATCGTCTCGATCAGACAAGCAGGTGCCACCGCACGGGAGAGCCATCTACGATTATATCTCAAAGGAACCTGG TGACCTTTCGTTCAAGAAGGGAGAGACGATTTTGCTGCAAAAGAAGTTGGACCCTTTCTGGTATCACGGAGAGTGTTCCGGTCGCAGCGGAATGTTCCCTATCACCTATTTGCAG GTGATAGTGCCTTTGGCCGCGGCCCCCGCCTTGTGCAAAGCGCTGTACGACTTCCGGATGTCCGCCCCGGACGAGGAGGGCTGTCTCGCTTTCGACAAGG GGGCCATCATCACGGTCCACCGGCGAGTGGACGAGAACTGGGCCGAGGGTCGCCTCGAACAGCGGGTGGGCATCTTCCCCATCGCATTCGTCGAACTCAACCAGGCCGCTTCGCACCTCATGAACAG CAGTCCGATAAATCGCCCCGTCCCACCTGCGCCGGAACACGTCAGAGCGGGGCACTCGGAGCACAGGCATCAGGCCCAG CACCCTCATCGATATCGACAGATGTCCGCGTCGACCCCCGCCTCGGCGCCGAGCAACTACCAGAACGTGGGCGACGCGAGCCAGGCCAACTCCCAGACGGCCGCCCGGCCGGCCCAGACGTCGGCCCGCCGCGCCGCGAGCCCGAGGATCACGGAGCCCACTCGGGCCAAGTACCTCCTCGACATCGTCCACTTCACGAGCGCGCACAAGGCTCTCGGGGTGCAGAGCGCGTCGCGCGTCGACGACGGCTACGACAGGTTCGGGGCCAAGTTCGACACTCACCCGAACGGGGCCGACGTCGCCTATCAGAACGTCCGCACCGAGCGCTTTCCGGTCGCGGGCTTCGATTCCAACTTGAGCTCTGACTCGAGCTCCAGCGCGAACACGCCGTCCTCGACCACCACGCCCAACACCAGCTCCGACACCAGCACCTGCGAGAGCGCCGAGCCCAGTCTGCCCGGCTCGCCCGACGTCGACGCGGAGAGGAACGCGACGGTCGCGGCGCCGGAGGACGCCCGCGAGCGGACCCGAGAGACCTCTCGGGACCCGAACGCCGCCGCGGCTCCGAACACGAGCGAGTGCTCGACGGCCACGAACACCTCGCTGAACGTAAGTCTCCCGATCGAGTCCTCCCGCGTCGAGACTCGCGAGGCCGAGCCGACGAGCCTGCCCTGTTCGTCGAGGATCACTCGCTCCGCCGGACCGGAGGCGAGGTCCAGCGGACCGGACTCGCTTCTCGACTTCGGCCTGGGGCTGCAGGCGGCCCTGTCGCCCTCTCGCGGCAGAGACGACTACGCGGCGTCGAGAGCCCCGAGGGACCATCATCACAGAGAGAAACGGCACAGCTTGACGCCGACCACGCATTTGCAAGGAGGCCTCAACCAGAACAG GCATTCGGCCGAAATCCTAGCGACGTCCCTGCTCGATCACACGCCCGAGCGAGACGTCCGGGGCGAGAGGGAGCGAGAGAGAGAGAGGAGACGACGGCGGTCTCGAAGCGACGAGCGCCCTCTTCCGGCCGCGTACGTCGCTCTGTATCCGTACAGGCCGCAGAAACCCGACGAGATCGAGTTGAAGAAGGGAG ACCCGTTCTCCGCAGGCGTGTACACGGTCCGCGAGCGCTGTCGCGACGGCTGGTACAAGGGCTGGTGCGAGCGGCTCCAGCGCGCGGGGGTCTTTCCCGGGAACTACGTGGCGCCCCTCACGCCGGTGGCCAACCGGATCAAGCACGAGAAG TCGGCGTCCATGTCGAGCGGCAAGGCGGCGCCCCCGGCGAGCGACGGCGGCAACTCGAGCGCTCCGTCCGCCGCCCTCGCCGCTCCGGCTCCGCCCGACGCCCCGCCCAGGGCCGACAGTCCGCCGGCCGCCGCTC CTCAGCCGTCGACGTATCCCTGGAGTGCGCCGGCGCAGCCGCAGCAGGGCGCTCCCCGAGCCGATAAA GCGAAGGATAAAGCGAAGTCCGAGAAGTCGTCGATCTCCAGCGGCGTGAGCCTGATGAAGCGATTGGCGGCCATGAAGAAGTGCAAGTCTCCGCCGCCCGTGGGCTACAGCATGGACAACCCGGTGTTCGACGACTCGCCCAACGCGTCTCTCGTGTTCGCCGCGCAACACCCCGTGCACGTGCG CCGCGGCAGCACCGAGGGCCTTCGGCAGAACCAGCATCGCAAGTCGCAAAGCCTGGACGTGACGGCCGCCCGAAGGGACCGACACCACTCGCAGCCGGTCAGAGAGAG ATTTCGCTGCGTGGTCCCGTACCCCCCGAACTCCGAATACGAGCTGGAGTTGAAAGTGGACGACATAGTGACGGTCTGCAAGAAGAGAGGCGACGGCTGGTACAAGGGCACGCTGCAGAGGACCGGCAGGACCGGGCTCTTCCCGGCCTCTTTCGTTCAGAGCTGCCCGCCCGAGTGA